A window of Oncorhynchus tshawytscha isolate Ot180627B linkage group LG10, Otsh_v2.0, whole genome shotgun sequence contains these coding sequences:
- the LOC112260109 gene encoding zinc finger protein OZF-like isoform X1 codes for MSSLSYSPPAKEEVGYWMEKEALVKDEDEEEAVTIQKQVEGEALTVKEEEKDVTEKDSFRVKEEGDVTVKEKEEDTVLEVEDEVKEDEDVFGMKDEEGEITVTLEEDEEEKTGDLINTSKYRQRRDYLGSSGKPQQHHDADEAEKSLSRSELLKKHQQRPKGKKPHCCSDCGKHCKSSSKLKIHQRVHTGEKPYSCNQCGKSFTNSSNMKTHQRTHTREQPYSCDQCGKSFTQSTNLVSHQRTHTGEKPYSCDQCGKRFTQSSSLVSHQRTHTGEQPYSCDQCGKGFTRSTNLVSHQRTHTGDQPYSCDQCGKSFTNSRNLLLHQRTHTGEKPYSCEQCGKNFSRIGYLKGHQRTHTVEKPYSCDHCGKSFTQLSKLLSHQRTHTGGQSYSCEQCGKIFSRIGHLKGHQRTHTGEKPYSCNQCGKSFTHSSNLKTHQRTHTGEKPYSCDQCGKSFTQASNLVSHQRTHTGEQSCSFEQCGKNFSQGGCLKEHQRTHTGEKPYSCNQCGKRYSHSSGLIKHQKIHAGDPQSVE; via the exons ATGAGTTCATTAAGCTACTCTCCTCCTGCTAAAGAAGAGGTGGGCTACTGGATGGAGAAGGAAGCTCTCGTCAAAGAcgaggatgaagaggaggctgttacaatacaaaaacaagtagagggtgaggctcttacagtgaaagaagaagagaaagacgttaCAGAGAAAGACTccttcagagtgaaagaggagggggatgtTACTGTGAAAGAAAAGGAGGAAGATACAGTTTTGGAAGTGGAGGATGAAGTGAAAGAAGATGAAGACGTTTTTGGAATGaaggatgaagagggggagattactgtcacattagaggaggatgaagaagagaagactggagatctgattaacaccagtaaataca GACAGCGACGGGACTATCTTGGATCCTCTGGGAagcctcaacaacatcatgatgctgacgaggcagagaagagtctctccagatcagaactcctcaagaaacaccagcagagaccCAAAGGAAAGAAacctcactgctgctctgactgtgggaaacattgCAAATCTTCATCAAAACTTAAAATACACCAGcgagtacacacaggagagaaaccttatagctgtaatcaatgtgggaagagttttactaatTCAAGTAATATGAaaacacaccagagaacacacacaagaGAGCAGCCTtacagctgtgatcagtgtggcaagagttttactcagtcaacCAACCtggtatcacaccagagaacacacacaggagagaaaccttatagctgtgatcagtgtggcaaGAGGTTTACTCAGTCAAGTAGCCtggtatcacaccagagaacacacacaggagagcagccatatagctgtgatcagtgtggcaaGGGTTTTACTCGGTCAACCAACCTGGtgtcacaccagagaacacacacaggagaccagccttatagctgtgatcagtgtggcaaGAGTTTTACTAATTCAAGAAATCTGCtattacaccagagaacacacacaggagagaagccataTAGCTGTGAGCAATGTGGGAAAAACTTTTCTCGAATAGGGTACCTTAAAggacaccagagaacacacacagtagagaagccttatagctgtgatcattgtggaaagagttttactcagttaAGCAAGCTgttatcacaccagagaacacacacaggagggcAGTCATATAGCTGTGAGCAATGTGGGAAAATCTTTTCTCGGATAGGACACCTTAAAggacaccagagaacacacacaggagagaagccttatagctgtaatcaatgtgggaagagttttactcattcAAGTAATCTGAaaacacaccagagaacacacacaggagagaagccttatagctgtgatcagtgtggcaaGAGTTTTACTCAGGCAAGCAACCtggtatcacaccagagaacacacacaggagagcagTCATGTAGCTTTGAGCAATGTGGGAAAAACTTTTCACAGGGAGGATGCCTTAAAgagcaccagagaacacacacaggagaaaagccttataGCTGTAATCAGTGTGGCAAGAGATACTCTCATTCAAGTGGTCTGattaaacatcagaaaatacatgcaGGAGATCCACAGAGTGTAGAATGa
- the LOC112260109 gene encoding glutamic acid-rich protein-like isoform X2 — protein MSSLSYSPPAKEEVGYWMEKEALVKDEDEEEAVTIQKQVEGEALTVKEEEKDVTEKDSFRVKEEGDVTVKEKEEDTVLEVEDEVKEDEDVFGMKDEEGEITVTLEEDEEEKTGDLINTSKYSEYIQTATGLSWILWEASTTS, from the exons ATGAGTTCATTAAGCTACTCTCCTCCTGCTAAAGAAGAGGTGGGCTACTGGATGGAGAAGGAAGCTCTCGTCAAAGAcgaggatgaagaggaggctgttacaatacaaaaacaagtagagggtgaggctcttacagtgaaagaagaagagaaagacgttaCAGAGAAAGACTccttcagagtgaaagaggagggggatgtTACTGTGAAAGAAAAGGAGGAAGATACAGTTTTGGAAGTGGAGGATGAAGTGAAAGAAGATGAAGACGTTTTTGGAATGaaggatgaagagggggagattactgtcacattagaggaggatgaagaagagaagactggagatctgattaacaccagtaaatacagtgagTACATACA GACAGCGACGGGACTATCTTGGATCCTCTGGGAagcctcaacaacatcatga